A window of Christiangramia forsetii KT0803 contains these coding sequences:
- the trxA gene encoding thioredoxin: MKSSFNDIIKSETPVLIDFYADWCGPCKSLAPILKQVKKELGDKVKIVKIDVDKNQPLAAKYQVRGVPTMIIFKNGEQMWRQSGVLPKEEIKNKITSI; encoded by the coding sequence ATGAAAAGTAGTTTTAATGATATCATCAAAAGTGAAACTCCGGTTTTAATCGATTTTTATGCAGACTGGTGTGGCCCCTGTAAATCCCTGGCTCCAATTCTGAAGCAGGTGAAGAAAGAACTTGGCGATAAGGTGAAAATTGTAAAAATTGATGTGGATAAAAATCAACCGTTAGCTGCAAAATATCAGGTGCGGGGCGTTCCTACCATGATCATTTTTAAAAATGGAGAACAAATGTGGCGACAGTCGGGGGTATTGCCTAAAGAAGAAATTAAAAATAAGATTACTTCAATCTAG
- a CDS encoding phosphatase PAP2 family protein, which yields MKKIIQISISFILVFISLNKVDAQEVKSKDTLSRTWDLMKYDGQSAFGGIKKAYTAPLKWQKDDFITAGAVVAGTAALYIFDEETNEYFVKQGEDAPTLVKDIGWYFGSPQNNYGLTGAVYLVGLFTKNEKIRKTGVLMISAATASGIIQSISKTAVGRARPSAEEGKNSFDPFSSEGKYHSFPSGHTILSFTTMYALSKQFKNPFVKAGLMGVGLISPVSRLWSGAHWLTDVGLSLAISVAVVDSIDKYLNFERDYGVQKEKVISWKMHLGLGRVGLVGTF from the coding sequence ATGAAAAAAATTATACAAATATCTATCAGTTTTATTCTTGTGTTTATATCCCTAAACAAGGTTGATGCTCAGGAGGTAAAGTCTAAGGACACTCTAAGCAGAACCTGGGATTTGATGAAATATGATGGACAAAGTGCATTTGGTGGAATCAAAAAAGCCTATACTGCTCCCCTAAAGTGGCAAAAAGATGATTTTATTACTGCAGGAGCAGTGGTTGCCGGAACGGCTGCTCTATACATTTTTGATGAAGAAACAAACGAATATTTTGTTAAGCAGGGAGAAGACGCTCCAACTCTGGTTAAGGATATTGGATGGTACTTTGGTAGTCCGCAAAATAATTATGGCCTTACAGGAGCAGTTTATCTGGTTGGATTGTTTACGAAGAACGAAAAAATAAGGAAAACAGGAGTGCTAATGATTTCTGCAGCGACAGCTTCGGGAATCATTCAGTCTATTTCAAAAACTGCAGTAGGACGTGCCAGACCATCGGCTGAGGAAGGTAAAAACAGCTTTGATCCATTCAGTAGTGAAGGGAAGTACCATTCATTCCCGTCTGGACACACCATATTATCTTTTACTACTATGTATGCACTTTCCAAGCAATTTAAAAATCCATTTGTAAAAGCGGGACTTATGGGTGTTGGGCTTATTTCACCTGTATCACGATTATGGTCGGGTGCACACTGGCTTACTGACGTGGGGCTTAGTCTAGCCATCAGTGTAGCTGTGGTAGATAGCATAGATAAATACCTAAATTTTGAAAGGGACTATGGCGTTCAAAAGGAAAAAGTGATTTCGTGGAAAATGCATCTTGGTCTTGGACGAGTGGGACTGGTAGGCACTTTTTAA
- a CDS encoding efflux transporter outer membrane subunit produces the protein MKRIINYKFLIAGIGLLNLQSCFVAKDYDQPEVVKEDYYRTDNIEQDSLNMATISWTEMFTDPILQDYIEQGLQNNIDIRIALQQIIAAEAYVKQGKAGYLPTINGNASYTHQKLSENSQFGNQFSSLDQYQLSADLSWEADIWGKIRSQKRAFDASYLQSIAAHQAVKTRLIANIASTYYQLLSLDEQIKITEETIDNRENSLETTQALKEAGNLTEVGVKQTEAQLYTAQGILIDLKNQERLLENTLSILLGVAPIQIERSELEEQEITTDLNIGVPVQLLRNRPDVIAAEYDLVNAFELTNLAKSNFYPSLRLTATGGLQALESGDLFNASSLFATVMGGLAQPILNGRRIRTEYEVSVAQQEQARLEFRRAILTASKEVSDALYSYEAATNKIEVKQKEYNAYDLATEYSEELLNNGLANYLEVLTARENALNSSLDLSNAKYNQLKAVVDLYEALGGGWK, from the coding sequence ATGAAACGAATAATAAATTATAAGTTCCTTATTGCCGGAATTGGTCTTCTAAACCTTCAATCCTGTTTCGTGGCAAAAGATTATGATCAGCCGGAAGTAGTAAAAGAAGACTATTATAGAACCGATAATATCGAACAGGATAGCCTGAATATGGCAACTATATCCTGGACCGAAATGTTTACAGATCCTATTCTTCAGGATTATATTGAGCAGGGTCTTCAGAATAATATCGATATCAGGATCGCTCTTCAGCAAATAATTGCAGCTGAAGCCTACGTAAAACAGGGTAAAGCTGGCTATCTACCTACTATAAATGGAAATGCCTCGTACACTCATCAGAAATTATCTGAAAACAGCCAGTTTGGTAATCAGTTTAGTTCTTTAGATCAGTATCAGTTAAGTGCAGACCTTTCCTGGGAAGCCGATATCTGGGGTAAGATAAGAAGCCAGAAGCGTGCTTTTGATGCGAGCTATTTACAGAGTATTGCAGCTCATCAGGCTGTAAAAACAAGGTTGATAGCGAATATTGCTTCTACTTATTACCAATTATTGTCTCTGGATGAGCAGATAAAAATTACCGAAGAAACGATTGATAACCGTGAAAATAGTCTGGAGACAACACAAGCGCTAAAAGAGGCTGGAAACCTTACAGAGGTTGGGGTTAAGCAAACCGAAGCTCAACTGTATACGGCACAGGGCATATTAATTGATCTTAAAAATCAGGAAAGATTACTAGAAAATACATTGTCAATTTTACTTGGAGTAGCTCCTATTCAAATTGAAAGATCAGAACTTGAAGAGCAGGAGATCACTACAGATTTGAACATAGGTGTCCCTGTACAATTATTAAGAAACCGCCCCGATGTGATAGCTGCAGAATATGATTTAGTAAATGCCTTTGAACTTACAAATCTCGCGAAAAGCAATTTTTATCCTTCGCTTAGACTCACCGCGACCGGAGGTTTACAGGCACTTGAATCTGGAGATCTATTTAATGCCAGTTCGCTTTTTGCTACAGTAATGGGCGGACTCGCTCAACCAATTTTAAACGGAAGACGAATTAGAACGGAATATGAAGTTTCAGTAGCTCAGCAGGAACAGGCAAGATTAGAATTTAGAAGAGCTATTTTAACCGCCAGCAAAGAAGTATCTGATGCTCTTTATTCTTATGAGGCAGCGACAAATAAAATTGAAGTGAAGCAAAAAGAATATAATGCTTATGATCTCGCTACAGAATATTCAGAAGAATTATTAAATAACGGACTTGCAAATTATCTGGAGGTACTTACCGCCAGAGAGAATGCGCTTAATTCCAGTTTAGATCTTTCCAATGCAAAATATAATCAGTTAAAAGCGGTAGTAGATCTTTATGAAGCCCTGGGTGGTGGATGGAAATAA
- a CDS encoding efflux RND transporter permease subunit, whose translation MLKTFIERPVLSTVISIIIVILGVLGLSNLPITQYPDIAPPTVSVSTSYPGANAETVLESVIIPIEEQLNGVEGMTYLSSTATNNGTAEITVFFDQDVDPDIAAVNVQNRVARANPLLPAEVKQTGVTTQKQQTSALMFFSVFSNNEDYDDTFIQNYLKINVIPEIQRVNGVGNVQVFGGKDYAMRIWLQPDKLAAYNLVPSDVIGALNEQSLEAAAGSLGENNGEAFSYTIKYSGRYNSEEQYSDIVIKAMGNGEFLRLKDVAKIELDAQSYSGGSKTRGLPAVNMGVFQTKGSNARDIILEIEDRLAEIEKDLPAGMELYVPYNTNEFLNASINKVTTTLIEAFILVFLVVFVFLQDFRSTLIPAIAVPVSIIGTFFFLNLFGYSINLLTLFALVLAIGIVVDDAIVVVEAVHSKLDEGAKSAKKATIDAMHEISGAIVSITLVMAAVFIPVTFIKGPTGVFYEQFGITLIVAIFISAVNALTLSPALCALFLKTHDEKEKSKKSFLQRFYDAFNKGFNATIERYGRSLSFLYKNKWITALILIVAVGGIWWASSSTPSGFVPDEDRGLIFVNIELPAGASIDRTQEVNDLLYNKVKDMDGIEGVSIISGRSLINGAGSNYGLGFIKLDNWDSRDTDELSIESLTGKLFGIAATIPEANIIFFSPPSIPGFGNSSGFEVNLLDRSGSSFDELDAANQEFIQKLSQRPEIQYAQSSFNTNYPQYELELNVPLAKEKGVTVNEIFSTLQGYIGGVYAADFSKFGKQYRVYVQALPEDRAEKSDLNKLYVRTSTGEMTPITQFVNLKRVYGPQSVTRFNLFNSTKLSGATNPGYSSGDAIAAIEEVASTLPENYTTAYSGLTREEVNAGNQTTTIFLLSIVFVYFLLAAQYESYLLPFSVLLSLPLGVFGAYITTKFAGLQNNIYFQIALIMLIGLLAKNAILIVEFAIQRRRNGESIADAAIHGAKARLRPILMTSFAFILGLLPLVLATGVGAEGNRSIGTGAAGGLLIGTVTGVFVIPILFILFQWLQEKIGKKPEAIENH comes from the coding sequence ATGCTAAAGACATTTATAGAAAGACCCGTACTCTCTACGGTGATCTCCATCATTATAGTAATTCTTGGGGTTTTGGGATTATCCAATCTCCCTATTACCCAATATCCAGATATTGCTCCACCAACTGTATCTGTAAGCACCTCCTATCCAGGTGCGAATGCCGAAACGGTGCTGGAAAGTGTTATAATCCCTATTGAAGAACAGCTGAACGGAGTGGAGGGAATGACTTATTTATCCTCAACCGCCACAAATAATGGTACTGCTGAAATTACAGTATTTTTTGACCAGGACGTTGATCCGGATATCGCTGCGGTGAACGTGCAAAACCGTGTAGCAAGGGCTAATCCATTGCTACCTGCCGAGGTTAAACAAACCGGGGTTACTACTCAGAAGCAACAAACCAGTGCCTTAATGTTCTTTTCTGTTTTCAGTAATAATGAGGATTACGATGACACTTTTATACAAAACTACCTAAAAATCAATGTTATTCCTGAAATCCAAAGGGTAAATGGGGTTGGAAATGTTCAGGTTTTTGGAGGCAAGGATTATGCGATGCGTATCTGGCTTCAACCCGATAAACTGGCTGCATACAACCTGGTACCTTCTGATGTAATTGGAGCGTTGAATGAACAAAGTCTCGAGGCCGCTGCAGGATCTTTAGGGGAGAATAATGGCGAAGCCTTTTCTTATACTATCAAATATAGCGGTAGATACAATTCTGAAGAGCAGTACAGTGATATTGTTATTAAAGCGATGGGTAATGGAGAGTTTCTTAGACTTAAAGATGTCGCGAAAATAGAACTGGATGCCCAATCCTATAGCGGAGGTTCCAAAACCAGAGGCCTGCCCGCTGTAAACATGGGGGTATTCCAGACCAAGGGTTCCAATGCGCGAGATATTATCCTGGAAATTGAAGACCGACTTGCGGAAATTGAAAAAGATCTACCCGCAGGTATGGAATTATATGTTCCTTACAACACCAATGAATTTCTAAACGCTTCTATAAATAAAGTGACTACTACGCTTATTGAAGCCTTTATCCTGGTATTTTTAGTAGTATTTGTCTTTTTACAGGACTTCAGGTCTACGCTTATTCCGGCGATTGCGGTTCCGGTATCTATAATTGGTACTTTCTTTTTTCTGAACCTGTTCGGATATTCCATAAACCTGTTAACCCTTTTTGCACTGGTGCTTGCCATTGGTATTGTGGTAGATGATGCGATTGTAGTGGTAGAGGCAGTGCACTCTAAACTGGATGAAGGTGCTAAAAGTGCCAAAAAGGCAACTATAGATGCGATGCATGAAATTTCAGGAGCTATTGTATCAATTACCCTGGTAATGGCAGCGGTATTTATTCCTGTGACGTTTATAAAAGGACCTACCGGTGTATTCTACGAGCAATTTGGTATTACCCTAATTGTAGCCATTTTTATTTCGGCGGTTAATGCACTTACACTAAGTCCGGCCTTATGTGCTCTTTTCCTGAAAACTCACGATGAAAAAGAGAAATCCAAGAAATCTTTCCTGCAGAGATTCTATGATGCATTTAATAAAGGCTTTAATGCGACCATAGAAAGATATGGCCGTTCCCTGAGTTTCCTTTATAAAAATAAATGGATCACCGCATTAATTCTAATAGTAGCCGTAGGAGGAATTTGGTGGGCATCTTCCTCCACGCCGTCAGGATTTGTTCCTGATGAGGACAGAGGATTGATCTTTGTAAATATTGAACTTCCCGCCGGAGCTTCCATAGACAGAACTCAAGAAGTAAACGATCTTTTATATAATAAGGTAAAAGATATGGATGGAATTGAAGGGGTTTCTATCATTTCGGGTAGAAGTTTGATCAATGGAGCGGGAAGTAATTACGGGCTTGGCTTCATAAAACTCGATAATTGGGATAGTAGGGATACCGATGAGTTATCTATAGAATCGCTTACTGGAAAATTATTTGGCATTGCAGCAACAATTCCAGAGGCCAATATCATATTCTTCTCTCCACCGAGTATTCCCGGTTTTGGTAACTCCTCTGGATTTGAAGTAAACCTGCTGGATCGTTCAGGCTCGAGTTTTGATGAGCTGGATGCTGCTAATCAGGAATTTATTCAGAAATTATCTCAAAGACCGGAAATTCAATACGCACAATCATCATTTAATACCAATTATCCTCAATATGAACTGGAGCTGAATGTTCCACTTGCCAAGGAAAAAGGTGTTACAGTGAACGAGATCTTTTCAACCTTACAGGGTTATATAGGTGGAGTTTACGCCGCCGATTTTTCCAAATTTGGTAAACAATATCGTGTATATGTCCAGGCGTTGCCTGAAGATCGTGCAGAAAAAAGTGATCTTAACAAACTATATGTTAGAACTTCCACAGGTGAAATGACACCCATAACCCAGTTTGTTAATCTGAAGAGGGTTTATGGCCCGCAATCTGTAACAAGATTTAACCTGTTCAATTCCACCAAACTTTCAGGAGCTACAAATCCCGGGTATAGCTCGGGAGATGCGATTGCTGCAATTGAAGAAGTTGCCTCTACCTTACCTGAAAATTATACTACAGCCTATTCCGGTTTAACAAGGGAAGAGGTAAATGCCGGTAACCAGACAACTACGATATTCTTACTTTCTATCGTGTTTGTTTATTTTCTTCTGGCTGCGCAGTATGAGAGCTATTTATTGCCATTCTCGGTATTGCTCTCACTACCACTGGGAGTTTTCGGAGCTTACATCACCACAAAGTTCGCAGGATTACAGAATAATATTTATTTCCAGATCGCATTGATCATGTTAATTGGTTTGCTGGCTAAGAATGCGATTCTAATCGTGGAATTTGCCATCCAGAGACGACGAAATGGAGAGTCCATCGCAGATGCGGCAATACATGGAGCAAAAGCCAGACTCCGCCCCATCTTAATGACCTCATTTGCCTTTATACTAGGACTTCTTCCTCTGGTTCTCGCCACAGGTGTTGGAGCAGAAGGAAATCGCTCCATTGGTACCGGTGCTGCCGGAGGTTTGTTAATAGGAACGGTTACTGGTGTATTTGTAATTCCAATCCTGTTCATACTATTCCAATGGCTTCAGGAGAAAATTGGAAAGAAACCGGAAGCAATAGAAAACCATTAA
- a CDS encoding efflux RND transporter periplasmic adaptor subunit: MKRNIQYIALLATTLLMMSCGKDGKSQAQAAPAQQAMPYPVTEVPTKTVTGYTSYPVSIEGIINSEVRAKVSGYITNVLVDEGQKVKKGQILFKLETQSLNQDAAAAKANVNAAQVEVDKLKPLVEKNIISEVQLETAKAKLQQAKSGYNSIAANIGYANIKSPVDGYVGSIKLREGALVSPSSQQPLTTVSDISKVYAYFSMSETEYLDFLQEKDGTTIQDKIENMPKVQLKLVNGSTYSEEGTIETINSQVNENTGSISFRAVFNNPSRILTNGNSGRILIPKIYENAIVIPQESTYEQQGNILIYKLGAGNKVNSSIIKVIASVDNLYVVESGVQKGDSIVAKGLAKLRPDTEIKPQPTPFDSIAKPIEKVFR; this comes from the coding sequence ATGAAAAGAAATATCCAATATATAGCACTTCTTGCAACAACGCTATTGATGATGAGTTGTGGTAAAGATGGTAAATCACAGGCGCAGGCAGCACCTGCCCAACAGGCGATGCCCTACCCTGTTACAGAGGTTCCTACTAAAACCGTTACCGGCTACACTTCTTACCCGGTAAGTATAGAAGGTATTATAAATAGTGAGGTTAGAGCTAAAGTTTCTGGTTACATCACCAATGTACTTGTAGATGAAGGACAGAAGGTTAAAAAAGGTCAAATCCTTTTTAAACTGGAAACACAGTCTCTTAATCAGGATGCCGCCGCAGCAAAAGCAAATGTAAATGCAGCACAAGTGGAAGTTGATAAATTGAAACCGTTGGTAGAAAAAAATATCATTAGTGAAGTTCAGTTGGAAACTGCAAAGGCTAAACTTCAGCAGGCAAAAAGCGGCTACAATAGTATCGCTGCCAATATAGGATATGCAAATATTAAGAGTCCGGTAGATGGCTATGTTGGTTCTATTAAATTAAGGGAAGGCGCACTGGTAAGCCCAAGTAGTCAGCAGCCACTTACTACTGTAAGTGATATTAGTAAAGTATATGCATACTTTTCAATGAGTGAAACAGAATACCTCGATTTTTTACAGGAAAAAGATGGTACCACTATTCAGGATAAGATTGAAAATATGCCAAAAGTTCAATTGAAACTTGTTAACGGAAGTACATACAGTGAAGAAGGTACTATTGAAACCATCAATTCCCAGGTGAATGAAAACACCGGTTCTATCTCCTTTAGAGCTGTTTTTAATAATCCGTCAAGAATACTTACCAACGGAAATAGTGGTCGCATATTGATTCCAAAAATTTATGAAAATGCCATCGTTATACCTCAGGAATCTACCTACGAGCAGCAGGGAAATATTCTTATATACAAATTAGGTGCAGGTAATAAGGTGAACTCTTCCATAATCAAGGTTATAGCCAGTGTAGATAATTTATACGTCGTAGAATCTGGCGTTCAGAAAGGAGATAGCATTGTAGCCAAAGGCCTGGCCAAACTACGTCCCGATACCGAAATCAAACCTCAGCCTACACCGTTTGACAGCATTGCGAAACCCATAGAAAAAGTATTCAGATAA
- a CDS encoding GbsR/MarR family transcriptional regulator: MDCCSPEKKKLIEEIGVHFEKAHNLAPLAARIYVIMILSPNDGHTFEEIIEITRASKSSVSTQLNFLLQTKKVEYFTKSGDRKRYFRASKTYLKNTLKEKLDEIKEDIRLIEKIHEFNSTHNKEKFETTGGVGRLYKKYLIAQKENLEQTILKMNEEIVK; encoded by the coding sequence ATGGATTGTTGTTCTCCGGAAAAAAAGAAGTTGATAGAAGAGATTGGGGTGCATTTTGAAAAGGCACATAACCTGGCTCCCCTGGCTGCACGAATTTACGTGATCATGATTCTCTCTCCTAATGACGGTCATACGTTTGAGGAAATTATTGAAATTACCAGGGCTAGTAAAAGTTCCGTTTCCACCCAATTAAATTTTCTACTCCAAACAAAAAAAGTGGAGTATTTTACAAAATCCGGGGATAGAAAAAGGTACTTCCGCGCCAGTAAAACCTACTTGAAAAATACACTGAAAGAAAAGCTGGATGAAATTAAGGAAGACATCAGATTAATTGAAAAAATACATGAATTCAATTCAACACATAATAAAGAAAAGTTTGAAACCACCGGTGGTGTTGGCAGGCTATATAAAAAATACCTGATCGCTCAAAAGGAAAATCTTGAGCAAACCATTCTGAAAATGAACGAAGAAATAGTTAAGTAA
- a CDS encoding isoaspartyl peptidase/L-asparaginase family protein produces the protein MKNLLLLFSLICLMSCNDSNQRKQETVKSTSKENKENDSVQNFGIVIHGGAGTILKENMSDSLEQAYKNKLEEAIRTGHEILANGGTAMEAVQRTINVMEDSPLFNSAKGAVFTNEGKNELDASIMDGKTLNAGAIAGVTNVKNPINLAYEVMTNSEHVLLSGKGAEQFAKEQGLEIVDPEYFYTENRFKAMERARKRDQEKSNKTAFYDPFIKDEKFGTVGCAALDKNGNLAAGTSTGGMSNKKYNRIGDAPIIGAGTYANNETCAVSSTGWGEYFIRGVVAYDISAMMEYKGLSLQEAASEVIQKKQPELGGNGGIIAIDHAGNVSMEFNTAGMYRATMNTQGDLEIGIFED, from the coding sequence ATGAAAAATTTACTCTTGCTTTTTAGCCTAATCTGTTTGATGTCCTGTAATGATTCAAATCAGCGTAAACAGGAAACTGTTAAATCTACTTCTAAAGAAAATAAGGAAAATGATAGCGTTCAGAACTTCGGAATTGTAATTCACGGAGGTGCCGGAACTATTTTAAAGGAAAATATGAGCGATTCGTTGGAACAAGCCTATAAAAATAAGCTGGAAGAAGCTATTAGAACCGGACACGAAATTCTGGCAAATGGAGGGACAGCGATGGAAGCCGTTCAACGAACAATAAATGTGATGGAGGATAGTCCTCTTTTCAATTCAGCAAAAGGAGCGGTTTTCACGAATGAAGGAAAAAATGAACTGGATGCTTCTATAATGGATGGTAAAACCTTAAATGCCGGAGCCATTGCGGGAGTGACCAACGTGAAGAATCCCATAAACCTGGCTTATGAGGTAATGACGAATTCAGAACATGTATTACTTTCAGGAAAAGGAGCCGAGCAGTTTGCGAAAGAACAGGGCCTTGAAATTGTTGATCCTGAATATTTCTATACCGAAAATCGTTTTAAGGCGATGGAAAGAGCCCGGAAACGAGATCAGGAAAAAAGTAATAAAACCGCTTTCTACGATCCATTTATAAAAGATGAAAAATTTGGAACCGTAGGTTGCGCAGCTTTGGATAAGAATGGCAATCTCGCTGCCGGAACCTCTACCGGGGGAATGAGTAATAAAAAATATAACCGAATTGGTGATGCTCCTATTATTGGTGCAGGCACATATGCTAACAACGAAACCTGCGCAGTTTCAAGTACAGGATGGGGAGAATATTTTATAAGAGGTGTGGTTGCCTATGATATTTCGGCGATGATGGAATATAAAGGTTTGAGCCTGCAGGAAGCGGCTTCAGAAGTTATTCAGAAAAAGCAGCCCGAATTAGGGGGCAATGGTGGAATTATAGCTATTGATCACGCTGGAAATGTTTCTATGGAATTTAATACTGCAGGAATGTACAGAGCAACTATGAACACCCAGGGTGACCTGGAAATAGGGATTTTCGAAGACTAA
- a CDS encoding 3-hydroxyanthranilate 3,4-dioxygenase translates to MSVEGPFNLNKWIEQNRESLKPPVGNRNLYKESGDYIVMIVAGPNARKDYHYNETEELFYQLEGNIEINIQEDGKKKTMKLGPGDMYLHPAKVPHSPIRHEGSIGLVVERKRFNEDGKDGLIWYCDNCNNKLHEVYFPLQDIETDFLKHFRNFYSSKELRTCDNCGEVMPADERFTAVEE, encoded by the coding sequence ATGTCAGTAGAAGGGCCATTCAACTTAAATAAATGGATAGAACAGAATAGGGAAAGTCTAAAACCGCCTGTTGGAAATAGAAATCTTTATAAAGAATCGGGAGATTATATCGTGATGATCGTTGCGGGTCCAAATGCCAGGAAGGATTATCATTATAATGAAACCGAAGAGCTTTTTTACCAGCTAGAGGGTAATATTGAAATTAATATTCAGGAGGATGGTAAGAAGAAAACCATGAAACTGGGTCCCGGGGATATGTACCTGCATCCGGCAAAGGTTCCGCATTCACCAATACGACACGAAGGATCTATTGGCCTCGTTGTGGAGCGTAAAAGATTTAATGAAGACGGTAAAGACGGACTTATCTGGTACTGTGATAATTGTAATAACAAATTGCACGAAGTTTACTTTCCGCTGCAGGATATAGAAACAGATTTTTTAAAGCATTTTAGAAATTTCTACAGTAGTAAGGAGCTTAGAACCTGTGATAATTGCGGAGAAGTGATGCCGGCAGATGAACGATTCACAGCAGTTGAGGAATAG
- a CDS encoding aldehyde dehydrogenase family protein, with protein MSKIAEEFGIKQALKDLGLKDINNGTSTGNDWFSNGDIIESYSPVDGALIGKVKATTKEDYEKVVTTAEKGFKEWRTWPAPQRGEVVRQFNDELRRLKEPLGKLVSYEMGKSYQEGLGEVQEMIDICDFAVGLSRQLHGLTMHSERPGHRMYEQYHPLGIVGIISAFNFPVAVWAWNTALAWVCGDACIWKGSEKTPLTSVACQNIAAKVFEENKVPAGISSLITGDYTVGEMMTKDDRVPLISATGSIKMGKIVAQAVAARLGKSLLELGGNNAIIVTPDANIKNTVIGAVFGAVGTCGQRCTSTRRLIVHEDVYDKVKDAVVKAYKQIKIGNPLDENNHVGPLIDKDAVKNYQTALKKVVDEGGKILVEGGVLEGEGYESGCYVKPAIAEAENHFEIVQHETFGPVLYLMKYKGDVSDALKLQNGVKQGLSSAIMTNNLREAERFLSTEGSDCGIANVNIGTSGAEIGGAFGGEKETGGGRESGSDAWKIYMRRQTNTINYTTELPLAQGIKFDL; from the coding sequence ATGAGCAAAATCGCTGAAGAATTCGGGATTAAACAAGCCCTGAAAGATTTAGGTTTAAAAGACATCAATAACGGAACCTCAACCGGAAACGACTGGTTTAGTAACGGAGATATCATAGAATCTTATTCTCCTGTTGATGGAGCACTTATAGGAAAAGTAAAAGCCACAACTAAGGAAGATTATGAAAAAGTGGTTACTACCGCTGAAAAAGGCTTTAAAGAGTGGAGAACCTGGCCTGCGCCACAACGTGGTGAGGTGGTTCGCCAATTCAATGATGAATTAAGAAGATTGAAAGAACCTCTTGGAAAACTGGTTTCCTATGAAATGGGAAAATCTTACCAGGAAGGTCTAGGTGAGGTACAGGAAATGATAGATATCTGTGATTTCGCGGTAGGTCTTTCACGTCAGCTTCACGGTTTAACTATGCATAGTGAGCGTCCAGGACATAGAATGTACGAGCAATACCATCCACTTGGAATAGTAGGAATTATTTCTGCTTTTAATTTTCCTGTGGCAGTTTGGGCCTGGAATACGGCGCTGGCATGGGTTTGCGGAGACGCCTGCATCTGGAAAGGTTCAGAAAAGACGCCATTAACTTCAGTAGCCTGCCAGAATATCGCTGCAAAAGTATTTGAAGAGAATAAGGTGCCTGCAGGAATTTCAAGTTTGATTACCGGCGATTATACGGTTGGTGAGATGATGACCAAAGATGACCGAGTACCATTAATTTCGGCTACCGGATCAATCAAAATGGGTAAAATTGTTGCGCAGGCAGTAGCAGCCAGACTTGGAAAGTCCCTTTTAGAATTAGGTGGTAATAATGCTATTATTGTTACTCCAGATGCCAATATCAAGAATACTGTAATAGGTGCTGTGTTTGGAGCTGTAGGAACTTGTGGGCAGCGTTGTACTTCTACAAGAAGACTTATTGTTCATGAAGATGTGTACGATAAAGTGAAAGATGCCGTAGTAAAAGCTTACAAACAGATCAAGATTGGAAATCCACTTGATGAGAATAATCATGTAGGGCCGCTTATCGATAAAGATGCGGTTAAGAATTATCAAACTGCTTTAAAGAAAGTAGTTGATGAAGGTGGTAAGATTTTGGTTGAAGGTGGAGTTTTAGAAGGTGAAGGTTATGAAAGCGGATGCTATGTAAAACCTGCAATTGCTGAAGCTGAAAATCATTTTGAAATCGTACAGCATGAAACTTTTGGTCCGGTACTTTATCTAATGAAGTATAAAGGGGATGTAAGTGATGCGCTTAAACTTCAGAATGGAGTGAAACAAGGACTTTCTTCAGCAATTATGACCAATAATTTAAGAGAAGCCGAAAGATTCCTTTCTACGGAAGGATCAGATTGTGGAATTGCCAATGTGAATATTGGAACTTCAGGCGCTGAAATTGGTGGAGCCTTTGGAGGTGAAAAAGAAACCGGTGGAGGTCGTGAATCTGGATCTGATGCCTGGAAGATTTATATGAGAAGACAAACAAATACAATTAATTATACCACCGAATTACCTCTTGCACAGGGGATAAAATTCGATCTATAG